One window of bacterium genomic DNA carries:
- a CDS encoding SEC-C domain-containing protein, which produces MTENDVCLDIIHAQFNELVEHYQGLSLHEDQPGRWIVRGDLTFRAEYNGVEMAGTFSVLITLPDDYPASPPKICETGEQIPREADFHVYPTTGNFCLGAQIEVRRKFAQNPDLLHFVKDQVVHFLYALVYRSWFGKMPWGELSHSGKGILEYYNELFHVSGHKPTLHLLLALHDRVFHRTWMCPCGSGRKLRKCHGPQLKELVAHCTPEDVLSDMKTILDYVSPKNTNADARQP; this is translated from the coding sequence ATGACCGAAAACGACGTCTGTCTCGACATCATTCACGCTCAATTCAATGAGCTTGTTGAACACTACCAAGGGTTGAGCCTTCACGAAGACCAGCCGGGCCGATGGATTGTACGCGGGGATCTTACTTTTCGTGCAGAATACAACGGCGTGGAAATGGCGGGCACATTCAGCGTCCTCATAACGCTGCCGGATGACTACCCCGCGAGCCCGCCCAAGATATGCGAGACAGGTGAACAGATTCCGAGAGAAGCAGACTTTCACGTTTACCCCACAACTGGCAATTTCTGTTTGGGCGCACAGATTGAGGTAAGGAGGAAGTTTGCGCAGAACCCTGATCTTCTCCACTTCGTGAAGGATCAGGTTGTCCATTTCCTGTATGCCCTCGTGTATAGGTCGTGGTTCGGCAAAATGCCGTGGGGTGAACTTTCACACAGCGGCAAAGGCATCCTTGAGTATTACAACGAGCTCTTTCACGTGTCCGGCCACAAACCAACGTTGCACCTATTGCTGGCGCTGCATGACAGGGTCTTTCATAGAACATGGATGTGTCCATGCGGATCGGGGCGCAAGTTGCGGAAATGTCATGGTCCACAGCTTAAGGAGCTTGTTGCGCACTGCACGCCGGAAGACGTGCTGTCGGACATGAAAACGATTCTCGACTACGTTTCCCCAAAGAATACGAACGCGGATGCTAGGCAGCCATGA
- a CDS encoding nucleotidyltransferase, whose translation MSTQVLAASNQLLEVLGEQLDITDSQHEAAKSHYKAVGAWLNQEDSEIAKYNPIIFPQGSFRLGTVVRPIGDVDEYDVDLVCELQALNQRAVTPLQLKELVGKRLRENKKYDAMLEPLNRCWRLNYADGARFHMDILPAVPDLTVAPTPAPSKSFGPISIPDRSLNDWYYSNPTAFAEWFKERMKVQLFAAREKLAKSLREHVEDIPEYRVRTPLQRAVQLLKRHRDVVFQNLPDERPSSILITTLAARSYGNQVSIVEALQTIVRDMALHIETQGGVYWVPNPVNSKENFVDRWQSKPKLREAFLSWLDRARGEFSSAVLQESTGSMVKSFAASLGEGSVKVAAAKAFSADELQARPSSTPRIVITEPSKPHAA comes from the coding sequence ATGTCTACGCAAGTTCTTGCTGCCAGCAACCAACTTCTCGAAGTCCTGGGTGAGCAGTTGGACATTACGGACTCCCAGCACGAGGCCGCAAAGAGCCACTACAAGGCCGTGGGCGCGTGGCTCAATCAAGAAGACTCAGAGATTGCCAAGTACAACCCCATTATTTTCCCGCAGGGATCGTTCCGGCTTGGCACGGTAGTCAGACCGATTGGGGACGTAGACGAGTACGACGTTGATTTGGTTTGCGAGCTTCAGGCGCTCAACCAGCGCGCGGTGACGCCGCTGCAGCTCAAGGAGCTTGTGGGCAAGCGTCTGCGGGAGAACAAGAAGTACGACGCCATGCTCGAGCCCCTGAACCGCTGCTGGCGGCTGAACTACGCAGACGGTGCCCGCTTCCACATGGATATTCTGCCCGCCGTGCCCGACCTAACCGTCGCACCAACACCAGCTCCGTCGAAGTCATTCGGGCCGATCTCGATTCCAGACCGATCCCTAAATGACTGGTACTATAGCAACCCCACCGCCTTCGCGGAGTGGTTCAAAGAGCGTATGAAGGTCCAGCTCTTTGCCGCGCGGGAAAAGTTGGCAAAGTCGCTACGGGAACACGTCGAGGATATTCCCGAATACCGCGTGAGAACCCCACTGCAACGAGCCGTGCAACTCTTGAAGCGGCACCGAGACGTAGTATTCCAGAACTTGCCGGACGAGAGGCCCAGCTCGATTCTTATTACAACACTCGCGGCCCGCTCCTACGGCAACCAGGTGTCCATTGTCGAAGCGCTGCAAACGATTGTCCGGGACATGGCGCTCCACATTGAAACCCAGGGCGGCGTCTACTGGGTGCCCAACCCCGTGAACAGCAAAGAGAACTTCGTAGATCGCTGGCAGTCCAAACCTAAGCTACGCGAGGCTTTCCTCTCGTGGCTCGACCGAGCGCGTGGCGAGTTCTCCAGCGCGGTTCTACAGGAGAGCACCGGATCCATGGTCAAGAGCTTCGCAGCATCGTTGGGAGAAGGATCTGTTAAGGTGGCGGCTGCGAAAGCGTTTTCTGCTGACGAGCTTCAGGCCCGCCCAAGCTCCACACCTCGCATCGTCATCACAGAACCCAGCAAGCCACATGCTGCATGA
- a CDS encoding SAVED domain-containing protein encodes MSRPSIPDKTITRLWVLAGGRCEYEGCNRILWRDDLTLTDMNTAYVAHVVAAEPNGPRGDPDLSPKLATDISNLLLMCDAHHRLIDREDVLGHTVGRLTAMKKSHETRIELLTALDSDYKSHILFYGANIGEKATRVSWELACEAMIPRRYPAEKPAIELSLSNSAYEDDENGYWGIESENLRRQFETRVRQRLTTGEIHHLSVFAFAPQPLLIELGRLLSDIPMADVYQLHREPANWAWQDHPEGFEYIIHEPPKPASNAALVLSLSATIEDARILEVLGNDTAIWRISAPTPNNDFLKSTHQLRQFREIGRRLFDLIKMTHREKSVIHVFPAAPVSVAIEIGRVWMPKADLPLRVYDQNRKRGGFVKAIDFSAH; translated from the coding sequence ATGAGTCGCCCCTCGATCCCCGACAAAACTATCACTCGCCTTTGGGTTCTCGCCGGTGGACGGTGTGAATACGAAGGATGTAATAGGATTTTGTGGCGCGATGATTTGACTCTCACTGACATGAACACCGCGTACGTTGCGCACGTTGTCGCGGCGGAACCAAACGGACCTCGTGGCGACCCAGACCTTTCACCGAAGCTGGCAACCGACATATCTAACCTGCTACTGATGTGCGACGCACATCACCGTCTGATAGATCGGGAAGACGTACTGGGGCACACCGTTGGTCGACTTACAGCCATGAAGAAGAGCCATGAGACCCGCATCGAGTTACTTACTGCTCTCGATAGCGACTACAAGAGTCACATCTTGTTTTACGGTGCCAACATCGGAGAAAAAGCCACGCGCGTCTCGTGGGAACTTGCCTGCGAAGCCATGATTCCGAGGCGATACCCCGCCGAGAAACCGGCGATTGAGCTGAGCCTGTCCAATAGTGCCTATGAGGATGACGAAAACGGCTATTGGGGAATTGAATCAGAGAATCTACGCAGGCAATTCGAGACCCGCGTTCGGCAGCGACTAACAACCGGCGAAATTCATCACCTTTCAGTTTTCGCCTTTGCACCCCAACCGCTGCTTATTGAATTGGGGCGGCTCCTCTCCGATATCCCGATGGCAGACGTGTACCAATTGCACAGAGAGCCTGCTAATTGGGCTTGGCAGGATCACCCCGAGGGGTTCGAATACATCATTCATGAGCCACCGAAACCGGCATCGAATGCGGCGCTCGTCCTTTCACTAAGTGCAACCATCGAGGACGCCCGTATCTTAGAAGTTCTCGGCAACGATACCGCCATTTGGCGCATATCGGCACCCACGCCGAACAATGATTTCTTAAAGAGCACTCACCAGCTCCGGCAATTTCGCGAAATTGGCCGTCGCCTGTTCGACCTGATCAAGATGACCCATCGCGAGAAATCTGTGATTCACGTTTTCCCTGCTGCTCCAGTCTCAGTTGCAATTGAAATTGGCCGCGTGTGGATGCCCAAAGCTGATCTCCCGCTCCGCGTCTACGACCAAAACCGGAAGCGGGGTGGATTCGTCAAAGCAATTGACTTCTCTGCACACTAA
- a CDS encoding ImmA/IrrE family metallo-endopeptidase encodes MASTSNARAIAAAREIYAEFCLDRIVDIRIEALAMELGVFVEEDRLEGSTAVLIRQGNRGIVSVRSGISENGRRRFAIAHELGHFRLHKDKIAFACTDDMFLPWYRSSYLEPEANAFAAELLMPETSYRQIGAGRKPSRALFQNICDHFQTSLTASCFRYIEMECFPCALFVALDGKLKWVVKSQDLSHYQTRPINQPLDGASCAGEFFETGRTDENAPQQVLTRAWFSAFPRDSEFVSELPFCIPRLNMTLSLVWPE; translated from the coding sequence ATGGCGTCAACCAGCAATGCGCGAGCTATTGCCGCTGCCAGAGAAATCTATGCAGAGTTCTGCTTGGATCGAATAGTAGATATCCGGATTGAGGCTCTGGCTATGGAGTTAGGTGTGTTTGTCGAGGAGGACAGGCTGGAGGGATCAACTGCAGTGCTAATTCGTCAGGGTAACAGAGGAATTGTTTCGGTTAGGTCGGGGATCTCTGAAAACGGACGCCGCCGATTTGCTATTGCTCACGAATTGGGCCACTTCAGGCTTCACAAAGACAAGATCGCTTTTGCATGTACAGATGATATGTTTCTGCCATGGTACCGAAGCAGCTACCTTGAACCGGAAGCAAACGCTTTCGCCGCAGAGCTGTTGATGCCTGAAACAAGCTATCGTCAGATAGGTGCGGGACGCAAACCATCGCGAGCTCTATTTCAGAACATTTGTGATCATTTTCAGACCTCGTTAACGGCGAGTTGCTTCCGCTACATTGAGATGGAATGTTTCCCGTGTGCACTCTTCGTGGCGTTAGATGGGAAGCTCAAATGGGTCGTAAAGAGCCAAGATCTTTCGCACTATCAAACCAGACCAATAAATCAGCCGCTTGATGGCGCAAGTTGCGCCGGCGAGTTCTTTGAAACCGGTCGCACCGACGAAAATGCGCCACAACAGGTCTTAACAAGAGCGTGGTTCTCGGCGTTTCCAAGAGATTCCGAATTTGTATCTGAATTACCATTCTGCATACCGCGACTTAATATGACATTGAGCCTTGTGTGGCCTGAGTAA
- a CDS encoding DEAD/DEAH box helicase, with product MSDPDLAEQARKILDSPTPLDMPLIKGPYITLSEAFAKGDTIKDLANKGVLHPVMPALIGYPKIYCHQQEVFEAVKRGMHVLVSTGTGSGKTEAFLYPIVDDLLRQRDQGIVEGLTTILIYPMNALANDQLERLRVMLAGTEITFGQWIGNTPQTGQSPIVDRFEGSDRTVFLAERERRLEEARKRDRAARALAPQEECLSEEEIRQRKPRILITNYRQLEILTTRLPDVLLFADAPLRYLVFDEAHTYEGAKGAEVACLIRRIRGLAKKTADEVICIGTSATLTDPQKTDDSGAALRFASRFFGVDEAKVSLVGEAYVEREWPKDRYRPEPPQGDGMERLQRLLAALGENEDVAAIKTEVESLTGRPFSPRDDWRSSLFDHLIANDYVYCAARTLKAPQELVEGAWRISNQLKPARLPQGEQANAELLAYLVLGAAARKDDESLLRPKVHFFIRGLEEMVVGLDGDADATKIELYPSIKHGKEAKPLVRDAALFPVLVCRECGQHYFERKYENLEIRQKSGRRTELQNGNVQGNLTGSGNAWWGPTTMASGTRVVMTNRLLDEEDDDEESAAERKLTKAYLCRVCGALHLNPGDKCLADGCGHAAVLLPIYLLGATVSSCPTCGALTRKIGGRDLEPVRAVRAVTVSDVHILAQEMINAAPEGHRKLVVFADSRQDAAFQAGWIQDHGRRIRMRHMMSEIVRDAKRPLSLDELTDQLQGRFQRDRKLVDVLLPELVEDNADIIFEQRNLWIRVGKALEYMVLREFTSGLRKREVMEALGLARIDYVDLSEDQPDLIAWASAVGIAPIDAARGISSLLDNWRRGRMLYVRRDPIFSRYHPKDNPYLQSGLLPLRDFKPEGLVLEPRERNRMRSKRWRNLVNQKGTGSLQFLLRKWTAGQSGINIKESAELLWDLLTEKVELLESVNLLDSRGRELGDEVWQVNADKVRVVAQDARYRCKKCQRITSRPSPLNICMQRYCDGELVHEEPNYEDYNVSIMDRAFTMVSAEEHTAQVPGTVRAKVEQDFKSTKGRTNCLVATPTLELGVDIGALDMVLMRNVPPQSSNYWQRAGRAGRQERMAVITTYCRRANHDRFFFEDPLRLLSGSITAPAFNLRNPLMLEKHIRANILSELLLLSKESTDLGRQIQSVVTLLFPLFIRDYLLDSDDHFRNEPPATEPLGIVLDQQRTTLARNALALFAKHWPAEALVLVDRERIEAAIIGLSDELTAVLSRLHQRLIWARRTREELHRKKDQGLIDQEERQMLRRCDDFIDGILKRERSTYTLTVLSSEGFLPGYGMYEGGITASALSGFARRSGPVSFELSRSRTVALREFVPGNRLYANRGTFYVTRYHLAAETEGRIEALSVDPEKGHVAREGSGSAYGQSGLQMLHAMPIVDLDLAHEGRIIEDEVLRFAMPVLIAGRLQKHHRGGKAFKIGKYETHLLRGHGIQLVNLGEAAMAKASGEKHELGFHICSVCGAAKSPYVVPEEREHFDKHHRERCGKDPVQLGLSAKADVDMLLFHKVSDLGEGVNIGETLRMAATRILDMGQDDLELLPIPGSDGTLDYMIFDPMPGGSGLLDQMLDRWQELIEAANDVVKCKAACEKACYSCLKTYRNQFYHDHLDRSRARAILAELDHVPELHREIEPIYEEESATAGSPSNSPEAQLNRMLLDNHFPAGRLRESVRTSLGITTEPDWLHVDSTDTSIKVAIYLDGMSRSLHGDPQQQARDAIIRQALELDGYRVIVIQRKDLNDPEMMRSHMAYLTAAISSENQRR from the coding sequence CACTCATTGGCTATCCCAAGATCTACTGTCACCAGCAAGAGGTGTTTGAAGCGGTCAAACGCGGAATGCATGTGCTGGTCTCCACTGGAACAGGCTCCGGTAAGACTGAGGCATTTCTTTATCCTATCGTAGACGATCTTCTGCGGCAACGCGATCAGGGAATTGTCGAAGGCTTGACAACGATCCTGATCTATCCAATGAACGCACTGGCGAATGATCAGTTGGAACGTTTGCGAGTCATGTTGGCGGGTACGGAGATTACTTTCGGACAATGGATCGGCAACACACCGCAGACTGGACAGAGTCCGATCGTGGACCGGTTTGAAGGCTCTGACCGCACGGTTTTTCTTGCCGAGCGAGAACGGCGTTTGGAGGAAGCCCGCAAACGCGACCGCGCTGCCCGCGCACTGGCTCCGCAAGAAGAATGCTTGTCTGAAGAGGAAATTCGACAGCGCAAGCCGAGGATTCTGATTACCAACTACCGGCAGTTGGAAATCTTGACCACACGCCTGCCTGATGTTCTCCTGTTTGCGGATGCCCCGCTTCGCTATCTGGTCTTTGACGAGGCGCATACCTACGAAGGAGCAAAAGGAGCTGAGGTTGCTTGCCTGATCCGCAGAATTCGTGGGCTGGCCAAGAAGACGGCGGACGAAGTCATTTGCATCGGCACATCGGCCACGCTGACCGATCCGCAGAAGACTGATGACAGTGGTGCGGCATTGCGATTCGCCTCGCGTTTCTTTGGCGTAGATGAGGCCAAAGTGAGCCTGGTGGGAGAAGCCTATGTGGAACGGGAATGGCCGAAGGATAGATACCGGCCAGAACCGCCCCAAGGCGATGGAATGGAGAGACTCCAGCGGCTGTTGGCTGCATTGGGAGAGAACGAGGATGTAGCCGCCATCAAGACCGAAGTGGAATCACTCACAGGCAGGCCATTTAGCCCACGAGACGACTGGCGAAGCTCGCTTTTTGACCACTTGATTGCCAATGACTATGTTTATTGTGCCGCGCGGACACTGAAAGCACCGCAGGAACTTGTAGAAGGCGCTTGGCGGATTTCCAACCAGTTGAAGCCTGCCCGCTTGCCGCAGGGCGAGCAGGCCAATGCTGAATTGCTCGCCTATCTGGTGCTTGGCGCAGCAGCACGCAAGGATGATGAGTCCCTGTTGCGCCCCAAGGTGCATTTCTTTATCCGGGGCTTGGAAGAAATGGTGGTTGGGCTTGACGGCGATGCTGACGCCACCAAGATAGAGCTCTATCCGTCCATTAAGCACGGCAAGGAGGCGAAGCCACTCGTTCGAGATGCGGCGCTATTCCCAGTTCTAGTGTGTCGCGAATGTGGACAGCATTACTTCGAACGCAAATATGAGAACTTGGAGATCAGGCAGAAGAGCGGCCGTCGAACCGAACTACAGAACGGAAATGTTCAAGGCAATCTCACTGGTTCTGGAAACGCGTGGTGGGGACCGACGACTATGGCTTCCGGCACCAGAGTGGTCATGACAAATCGTCTGTTGGATGAGGAAGATGACGATGAAGAAAGTGCCGCGGAGAGAAAGCTGACCAAGGCATACCTGTGTCGGGTGTGTGGTGCGCTGCATCTTAATCCCGGAGACAAATGTTTGGCTGATGGCTGCGGCCATGCAGCTGTCCTGCTTCCGATTTATCTTCTGGGCGCAACGGTATCAAGCTGTCCCACCTGCGGCGCGCTTACTCGTAAGATCGGCGGCAGAGATCTTGAACCGGTTCGAGCAGTGCGAGCTGTAACCGTGTCAGATGTGCATATCCTGGCACAGGAAATGATCAATGCAGCGCCAGAAGGGCACCGGAAACTCGTCGTGTTTGCTGACAGCAGGCAAGATGCTGCGTTTCAGGCCGGGTGGATTCAGGATCATGGACGGCGAATTCGCATGCGCCACATGATGTCTGAAATCGTACGTGACGCGAAACGCCCGTTATCCTTGGACGAGCTCACAGACCAACTGCAGGGTCGCTTTCAACGCGACAGGAAGCTTGTAGATGTGCTACTGCCGGAGTTAGTGGAGGATAATGCAGATATCATCTTCGAGCAGCGCAACCTGTGGATTCGGGTTGGCAAAGCGCTCGAATACATGGTGTTGCGCGAGTTCACGTCCGGTCTTCGCAAGCGCGAAGTTATGGAAGCACTCGGATTAGCACGCATTGACTACGTTGATCTTTCCGAGGATCAGCCTGACCTTATCGCATGGGCCTCAGCCGTGGGAATTGCACCGATAGACGCCGCGCGAGGCATCTCTTCGTTGTTGGATAACTGGCGACGAGGACGCATGCTGTATGTTCGGCGAGATCCGATTTTCTCGCGCTATCATCCCAAAGACAATCCGTATCTTCAAAGTGGACTTCTCCCGCTACGCGATTTCAAACCGGAGGGGCTGGTTCTGGAACCACGGGAACGTAATCGAATGCGATCCAAGCGCTGGCGCAATTTGGTCAATCAAAAAGGAACGGGTTCCCTGCAATTCCTCTTGCGGAAATGGACGGCCGGCCAGAGCGGAATCAATATTAAGGAAAGTGCTGAACTCCTATGGGATCTACTGACTGAGAAGGTTGAACTACTCGAGAGTGTCAACCTACTTGACTCCCGTGGGCGCGAGTTGGGTGATGAAGTCTGGCAAGTGAATGCTGACAAAGTCCGGGTGGTAGCACAAGATGCGCGTTACCGATGCAAGAAGTGTCAGCGTATCACATCCCGTCCTTCGCCACTGAACATCTGCATGCAGCGATATTGCGACGGGGAACTGGTTCATGAGGAACCTAATTATGAAGACTATAACGTCTCTATAATGGATCGTGCGTTTACGATGGTCAGCGCTGAAGAGCATACTGCCCAAGTTCCCGGAACGGTCAGAGCTAAGGTCGAACAGGATTTCAAGTCTACCAAAGGGCGGACTAATTGCCTAGTCGCCACGCCAACACTCGAACTAGGTGTTGATATTGGTGCATTGGATATGGTCTTAATGCGCAATGTCCCGCCGCAATCAAGTAATTACTGGCAACGAGCTGGCCGTGCGGGCCGCCAGGAGCGAATGGCTGTAATCACGACTTATTGTCGCCGAGCTAATCATGACCGATTCTTCTTTGAAGATCCGCTAAGATTGCTCAGTGGCTCTATTACGGCACCAGCGTTCAATCTGCGCAATCCGCTAATGCTTGAGAAGCACATAAGAGCGAATATACTGTCCGAGCTGCTCCTTCTTTCCAAAGAAAGCACTGATTTGGGTCGTCAGATTCAGTCGGTCGTAACTCTTCTATTTCCATTGTTTATTCGAGACTATCTGTTGGATTCGGATGATCACTTCAGAAATGAGCCACCTGCTACCGAACCCCTGGGTATCGTGCTTGATCAGCAGAGGACAACGTTGGCAAGGAATGCACTTGCCCTCTTTGCGAAGCACTGGCCAGCCGAGGCTCTGGTTCTGGTAGACCGAGAGCGAATAGAAGCAGCCATAATTGGCTTGTCTGACGAGTTAACCGCAGTGCTTTCGCGGCTTCATCAGCGACTGATATGGGCACGCCGTACACGAGAGGAATTGCATCGCAAGAAAGACCAGGGCTTGATCGACCAAGAAGAACGGCAGATGCTACGGCGGTGCGACGATTTCATAGATGGCATCCTAAAACGAGAGCGATCCACGTACACCCTGACCGTCTTAAGTTCCGAAGGATTCTTACCGGGATACGGAATGTACGAGGGTGGCATCACTGCGTCGGCATTGTCGGGGTTTGCACGAAGGTCAGGTCCAGTATCATTTGAATTGTCACGATCTCGGACTGTAGCACTAAGGGAATTTGTACCAGGTAACCGACTTTACGCAAATCGCGGGACATTTTACGTAACGCGTTATCACTTGGCTGCCGAAACGGAAGGTCGGATTGAAGCGCTATCTGTTGATCCAGAAAAGGGACATGTAGCACGCGAAGGCAGCGGCTCGGCTTATGGACAATCTGGCTTGCAGATGCTACATGCTATGCCGATTGTGGATCTCGATCTTGCTCACGAAGGTCGCATCATAGAGGATGAAGTGCTGCGTTTTGCGATGCCGGTTCTTATCGCTGGTCGGCTTCAGAAGCATCATCGCGGGGGAAAGGCATTCAAGATTGGCAAGTACGAAACGCATCTTCTGCGGGGTCACGGTATTCAGCTTGTGAATCTTGGTGAAGCAGCGATGGCCAAAGCGAGCGGCGAAAAGCACGAGCTTGGTTTTCACATTTGTTCGGTTTGCGGAGCTGCGAAGAGTCCTTACGTCGTACCCGAAGAGCGCGAGCACTTTGACAAACATCATCGTGAAAGATGCGGTAAGGATCCCGTGCAACTGGGTCTGTCGGCGAAAGCGGACGTTGACATGCTGTTGTTTCACAAGGTGAGCGATCTTGGCGAAGGTGTGAATATTGGCGAGACCCTGCGTATGGCAGCCACGCGAATTCTGGATATGGGGCAGGATGATCTTGAGCTATTACCAATCCCTGGATCTGACGGTACGCTGGACTACATGATCTTTGATCCCATGCCGGGCGGGTCCGGACTTCTCGACCAGATGTTGGATCGTTGGCAGGAACTTATTGAGGCCGCAAATGATGTTGTCAAATGTAAAGCGGCGTGCGAGAAAGCCTGTTATTCCTGTCTGAAAACTTATCGTAACCAATTCTACCATGACCATTTGGATCGCAGCCGAGCTCGTGCCATTCTTGCCGAGTTGGATCACGTGCCGGAACTGCACCGCGAAATAGAACCTATCTACGAAGAGGAATCTGCAACCGCCGGATCGCCGAGCAATTCGCCGGAAGCACAGCTAAACCGCATGCTCCTTGATAATCACTTCCCGGCTGGAAGACTGAGAGAATCTGTGCGCACATCCCTCGGGATAACAACCGAACCTGATTGGCTTCACGTAGATTCAACAGACACGTCAATCAAAGTTGCAATATATTTGGATGGGATGAGTCGCTCACTGCATGGCGACCCACAACAACAGGCTCGTGACGCAATCATTCGACAGGCCTTGGAGCTTGATGGCTACAGGGTGATCGTCATTCAACGCAAGGATCTCAATGACCCAGAAATGATGCGGTCGCACATGGCATATCTCACGGCTGCTATTAGCTCTGAAAACCAAAGAAGATGA